TACTTCTCGTGGGGAATGTTCGAGGCTTGTACCTGTACGTCGATGTAGGGCTCGCCGTACTGTGGGACCGAGACCGGCTTCCCGTCCGAAGTGAGGTTCGGCCAGCGTGGTCGGATGGTGATCGTCCCGCCTTTCGTCCGCGGGTCCTGGTCGGCGGGTTCGCCGGAGTAGTGGGGCGAGTCCTTCGCGACGAAGTAAAACTGGAACTCACGAACCTCCTCGATCTCGAAGGAAGGGTTGTCCCACGGGTCCAGGCCGCTCTTCGAGTAGTCGAAGGCCGTCGCCCACTGCTGGCCGTTGAACTCGATGTCACGGGTCGGCTTCCCCTGGGTTTGCCAGCGATCACCCCACTCTTTCATGAACCCGTGCATCGCATAGTAGGGTGCCAGCCCGTGATCCTGAACGGCTGGATCGGGATGCACGCCGACGGTAAAGCGCACGTCGCCCTCGTGAGGGGCGCACTTGAGGTGCCGCGACATGCTCACCTCGCTCGTGCATCCTCGTCGAGCAGGCCCTGGACGGCCCGCTCGACTTCTGCTTGACTCTCTCCGAGTGGCTGCATCTTCGCCCAGTCGAAACGCAGGGGTTCGCCGCTCTCGGCGTCGTAGAGGCGAGAGGCTCGGACGAACTCCTCAGTCACTTCGATCTCCCCTCCGTTGCCGCGAGCAGCGTCTTTTGCTGTCCGGTCACCGGGGACAGGTAGGTCTCGATACGCCCCTCTGAGAGGTTGTGATACTCAGCCAGATGTTCGCGAATCGCGTCCCGATCCATCTCGACGGGTGACCGTGACGGCGACACCATGCAGAGCCCGCACCGGTAGCGCGTCACGGCGCACCACCTCCAGTAGCTGACGCGAATTCATCGACCTTCCCCTGCCGACTGGCCTTTTTATGTGGGTCGTCTCTTAATGGGGCGTCTTCGAGGGCTTCGAGCCAGTGCCAAGACTGGTTTTGAACGATCGATGAAGTGTCGATCGAATCCGCCTCGGCTTTCGACCACCAGAGAAGTTCGTCTTTGCCACCCGGATTGCCGATGTGAACGCGCAAGTCTCGCTCGTGGGCTTCGGCGATTATCTGGCGGCCGTGAGCCTTTTTCCAGTCGTTCGCGCCACCGACGAACAGCGTATCAGCACCCAACCGAGAGTACAGTTCCACCTGCAACGTCTCGTCGAGCCCCGGCTGCAAAACGGGAGCTGGCGATAGCCCGCGATCGAGTACTTCGGGAACGTGCTGGCGGTGGCGTTCCAGCGTCCCCTCGGCGTCGTTGTAGGCATCCGGCAGGACAACGAAGTCTGGCTGGTGGGGCATCTTCGCCAGTGCCTCGTCGAGCGTCTCGACCCACCGCTGTAGGTCGAAGCTCTGTGTGAACGCCCCATTGTCGACGAAATACGGCCACTCATGTGGAGTCATCTTCTGGGGCGTCCAACACGCACCGTGGACGTGCGACGGGGCCGCTTCTCGGCATTGACGGACTGCTGCCGGTGACGGCGCACCGTGGTAGATCCTCACGCCGCATCACCACCCAGTCGGCGACGAGCCCGCCGGAGCAGGTTGCCCACGGTACCGGGAGATCGACCAGTCTTCCGTGCGTACTCGCGGACACCGAAGCCGTCCTGCTCGACGGCTTCGTACACCTCTTGCTGGGCATCAGACAGCGGTGACAGGTCTTCCTCGTACTCGAACAGCGACGACTGGTACCTCACCGCCAATCCCTCCCGAAGCACTCCGGATTGCCACAGAGCTTGTAGTGTGGGCGGTAGGCGGCGATCGGAACGTCTGTGAAGTCAGCATCCTCGCGATAGTCCGCCTCGGGACAGGCCGGCCGTGGCTCGTCGCTGTCGGGGTCCTGTCGGTGTAGTGTGTCGGCGTACTGTGAGCGGTTCCGAACGCCGCGGTCGGTGTCAACCTGGGCGTCGACGGTCGCGCGCTGGCTCACGCCGACCACCCCGTTTCGGTTTGGAAATTCGCCGGACGGCGGCGACCCCCGATTAATTCCGTATTCGAGTCAGCTCTGAACCGGGGTTTTTCGCTAACCCAATTTGCCCGCTTTCGACCAGTATAGGCGTCACTCGTCGAAATTTCGGTTCGGCCAGGAATCAGGCAGTTGCTTGATGGGCCCTGGCGGATTTGAACCACCGCTCAATCGGTTATGAGCCGATCGCTTTGAACCAGACTAAGCTAAGGGCCCTGGTACGTTCGTATCCCACCGGCCGACAAAATTCTACCGTCTCGTTGCGGCAGCGGCGAGACACTCGCCACGGGCCGCTCGACGGAGCCGAGCGACTGGCTCGGGGAGTCGACGACGGGAGAAGCGCCACCGCCAGGGCTCGAACCTGGGACAACCACGTTAACAGCGTGGTGCTCTACCAACTGAGCTACGGCGGCTCTGTCCCACCATAGCCCGAGTTGTTAAATAGGACTTTCGCTTTCCGTCGTCCATCGACACGCTTTCACGCACTCCTCGCAAAGCCGGGGGCATGAGCGACGAGGTCGACGCCGTGGTCGAGCGGGTTCGCGAGCGGGTGACCCCTGGCGACGACGAGCGCGCGGCGTTGCAGGCGATCGCGGACAGACTCACCGAGCGGGCCGAAGACGCGATCGCGTCGTTGCCCGTCGACGCCCACGTCGTGCGGGTGGGCTCGACGGCGCGCGGGACGTGGACGGCGGGCGATCGGGACCTGGACCTGTTCGTCTGTTTCCCGCCCGAGCTCGACCGCGAGGAGTTAGAGGAGTACGGGCTCTCGGTCGGCCACGCCGTGTTGCCGGCGGGCCACGAGGAGTACGCCGAACACCCCTACGTCAAGGGCACCGTCGACGGGTACGACGTGGATCTGGTCCCGTGTTACGACGTCGCCGACGCGGCGGCGATCCAGTCGGCGGTCGACCGGACGCCGTTTCACACGCGCTATCTCGCCGAGCGACTCGACGAGACGCTGGCCGCGGACGTGCGGGTCTGCAAGCAGTTCATGAAGGCGATCGGCGTCTACGGCAGCGACCTCAGGACGGAGGGGTTCTCCGGCTACCTGACGGAGCTGCTCGTGCTCGAACACGACGGGTTCCGGCCGCTCGTCGAGGCCGCGGCGGCGTGGACGCCGCCGGTGGCGTTCGATCCGGCCGACCACGGGCGAGAGAGCTTCGACGATCCGCTCGTCGTGATCGATCCCACGGACCCGGAGCGAAACGTCGCGGCGGTGCTGTCGGCCACACAGCTGGCGACCTTCCAGCACTACGCACGCGAGCTGGTGGCCGAGCCACGAGCGGACCTGTTCGAGCCCAGCGAGTCCGAGCCGGTCGACGCCGAGACGGTCCGCGCGTGGTTCGAGCGGCGGGGGACGACGCCGGTCGCGGTGCGGTTCGACGCGCCGGATCTCGTCGACGATCAGCTCTGGCCCCAGCTCGAACGGTCGCTGTCGGGAGTGACCGACGCCTTGAATCGGCGCGGATTCGACGTCCTCCGCTCGGCGGCGTTCGCAGACGAGACGGCCGTCTTGCTTGCGGAACTGGAAGTAGCCGAGCGGCCCACGGTAGAGCGCCACGAGGGACCGCCGGTCCACGTCCGAGACCACGCCGAGGGGTTCTACGAGAAGTACGCCGCCGCCGACGCAACGGGGCCGTACGTCGACGGGGATCGCTACGTCGTCGAACGCGACCGCGAGTTCGCGACGGCGTCGGCGTTCCTGCGAAGCGACGCGCTGTCGAACGTGGCGCTGGGGACACACGTCGCGTCGGCGCTCGAAGCGGAGTACGAGGTGCTGGTCGGCGAGGCGGTCGCGTCCCTGGCAGGCGAGTTCGGCGTCGAACTCGCAGACTACGTCGACCCGAAGCCCTGATCGACCAGGGCGTCGAGCACCTCGCGGGCGTCCTCGCTGACCGAGCCGTCGGGCTGTGAGGGCTGGTAGCCGTCGAAGACCTCGTGGACGGTGGTGAGGCTGTCGGTCAGGGTGTCGAGGCTGTAGCCGCCTTCGAGAACGAAGCCGAGGCCGGCGTCACAGCGGTCGGTGAGCTCGCGCATCCGCTGGGTGAGGAGGCCGTACCCCTCCGAGGAGACCCGCATCCGGGAGATCGGATCGTGGCGATGGGCGTCGAAGCCGGCGCTGACCAGCAGGAGGTCGGGGTCGAACGACTCGATTTCCGGGGCGATCAGCTCGTCGACGGCAGCCAGGTAGTCGACGGTGTCGGCACCGGGGTCGTAGGGGACGTTGAGTGTCGTCATCGTGCCGTCGCCGGTTCCCGTCTCGTCGACGTCGCCGGTGCCGGGGTACAGGCCGTCTTCGTGGATCGACGCGTAGAAGATGTCGTCGCGGTCGTAGCAGATGTCCTGGGTCCCGTTGCCGTGGTGGACGTCCCAGTCGAAGATCGCGACCCCCTCGGCACCCTCGTCGAGTGCCGACTGGGCCGCGACGACGGCGTTGTCGACGAAGCAAAAGCCCATGGCGTCGTCCGCGACCGCGTGGTGGCCGGGCGGACGGCCCAGCGCGAACGGCGTCTCGCGGCCGTCGTCGCCCTCCAGCGCCGAGAGCGCCGCCCACTCGGCGAGGCCGGCACTGGCGAGTGCGGCCTTCCAGGTGTCTTCGACGGCGACGGTGTCTGCGTCCCAGTTGCCCCCGCCCTCCTGGCAGAACGTCTTGATCTCCTCGACGTAGTCGGGATCGTGGACCGTGCAGATCAGTTCCTCGTCGGCGTCGCCCGCGGCGACGTACTCGACGCCGTGGTATTCCGCGAGACCCCGCCTGATCGCCCGGAGGCGGTCGGCACTCTCCGGGTGGCGCGGACCCGTGTCGTGGTCGAGGCAGACCTCGCGGTAGCCGAAGTTCATTCAGTAGTACTGCCGCAGTTCGAAGTACGTCTCGACGTCCTCGGCCTTGATCGTCCGCCGGTCGGCGTGGCGGGCGAGCGTCGCGGCGGCGGCCGCCACGTCGTCGGCGTACGCTTCGAGGATGTCGGCGAGTGCGACCCGGGCGTCCATCGCGACCCGGTAGCTGTCGTCGATGTCGAGCCGTGCGATCCGGTCGACCGGCGCGACCGGCAGCTCCAGTTCGTCCTTGTCTCGGACGCCCTCGGCGTCGAAGTCCTCGGGCATCAAGGTCTTTCGTCCGTCCGCCGTCGCCGTCTCGGCGGCGGCGGCGGCCAGTCGTGCCCCGTACTCCTGGATCCGGCGAGCCAGTTCCTCGGCGGCTTCGGCACTGACACGCAACCCACCCGCGTTCCGCCGGATCACCGAATCGACCGGCGCGAACGGTAGCTCGACGCTCATACACAAAGGCGGGGCTGTCGCAGCCTTAAGAGTTTCCGTAACTGCGCTCGGCGCGTCAGAACACGTCGTCGGCGTCGAGTCGGTCGTCTCGGAGGGTCCCGCGGGCCGTGACCTCCTGACCGAGCTGGACGCGTTCGGCCGTCTCGACGCTCATCGTCTCCTCGCCGTCGTCGAGTACGACCGGGTCGCCGGTCTGGACGACCGTCCCGGTGAACTCGATCGTCTCGCCGGCAGTGGTCTCGTCGTCGCTCTCGTCGGTCGCCGTGGCGGTGCCCCCGTCGGCGAAGTCGTCGAGCCCCGCCGAGGCGCTGCCGCCGTCGGCACTCGTGGCTCCGGTCGCCTGTCCCCCGCCACCAGCGCCGCCGTTGCCCGGAGCACTGGCGGCACCGTCGAGGACGACCACGGTCGACTGCCAGCCGGCCGACGCTTCCTTGTCGTCTTGCCAGCCGTCGTCGATCTCCACGTCGGCCGCGAGGATCTCGTCGCCCGGTGCGATCTCCTTGTCGGCCTTCTCGCCCCAGAGCGCGACGCGGATGTCGCCGGTCGCGTCCTGAATCCGGACGTTTCGAACCTGGCCCTCGCTGCCGTCGTCGCGGTCGAAGGTCCGCTTCGGATCGGCCGAGCGAACGACGCCGGCGATGTCGACGGTCTCGCCGATCTCGACGTGCTCGATCGCGGCGGCGTCGGGCTCGAAGGCGACCGCCTCGTCGATCTCGTCGACGGCACCGTGGTCGCCGACGTGGAGTTCGAGACTCCCCTCGCGCTCGCGGACGTAGCCGTCGACGATCTCGACGGCCGTCCCGGGATCGATCTCCTCGGCACGGTCGGCCCGGTCGTCCCACAGGGTCACCCGAACCCGACCGGTCTCGTCGCCGATCGTCAGGTTCGCGACCCGGCCCTCGCTGCCGTCGTCGCGGTCGAACGTCCGGATCGAGTCGGTGTCGAGGACCACGCCGCGCACGTCGACGTCGGACTGGCCCATGCTCAGGGCGTCGATGGTCGACCCCCCGCCGGGCTCGACATCGACGGTCGCGTCATCGTCGGGTTCGGCCTTGTCGACGGAGACCTCCAGCCCGTTGTACCCCTCCTTGGGCCGGCCGGCGACGCGCAACACGTCGCCCACGTCGAGTTGTCCTTCGTCGATCGACTCGGCTTCCTGGTCCCAGAACGCCAGCCGGACCGAGCCCGTCTCGTCGGCCGCCTCGACGTTGATCACGCGACCCTCGTCGGGTTCGTCCTCGCCGTCGCCGTCCCGTTCGAAGGTGCGCAGATCGCCGACCGACAT
Above is a genomic segment from Halomicrobium sp. LC1Hm containing:
- a CDS encoding sigma factor-like helix-turn-helix DNA-binding protein, with protein sequence MRYQSSLFEYEEDLSPLSDAQQEVYEAVEQDGFGVREYARKTGRSPGTVGNLLRRARRRLGGDAA
- the cca gene encoding CCA tRNA nucleotidyltransferase, producing MSDEVDAVVERVRERVTPGDDERAALQAIADRLTERAEDAIASLPVDAHVVRVGSTARGTWTAGDRDLDLFVCFPPELDREELEEYGLSVGHAVLPAGHEEYAEHPYVKGTVDGYDVDLVPCYDVADAAAIQSAVDRTPFHTRYLAERLDETLAADVRVCKQFMKAIGVYGSDLRTEGFSGYLTELLVLEHDGFRPLVEAAAAWTPPVAFDPADHGRESFDDPLVVIDPTDPERNVAAVLSATQLATFQHYARELVAEPRADLFEPSESEPVDAETVRAWFERRGTTPVAVRFDAPDLVDDQLWPQLERSLSGVTDALNRRGFDVLRSAAFADETAVLLAELEVAERPTVERHEGPPVHVRDHAEGFYEKYAAADATGPYVDGDRYVVERDREFATASAFLRSDALSNVALGTHVASALEAEYEVLVGEAVASLAGEFGVELADYVDPKP
- a CDS encoding histone deacetylase, with product MNFGYREVCLDHDTGPRHPESADRLRAIRRGLAEYHGVEYVAAGDADEELICTVHDPDYVEEIKTFCQEGGGNWDADTVAVEDTWKAALASAGLAEWAALSALEGDDGRETPFALGRPPGHHAVADDAMGFCFVDNAVVAAQSALDEGAEGVAIFDWDVHHGNGTQDICYDRDDIFYASIHEDGLYPGTGDVDETGTGDGTMTTLNVPYDPGADTVDYLAAVDELIAPEIESFDPDLLLVSAGFDAHRHDPISRMRVSSEGYGLLTQRMRELTDRCDAGLGFVLEGGYSLDTLTDSLTTVHEVFDGYQPSQPDGSVSEDAREVLDALVDQGFGST
- a CDS encoding histone; the protein is MSVELPFAPVDSVIRRNAGGLRVSAEAAEELARRIQEYGARLAAAAAETATADGRKTLMPEDFDAEGVRDKDELELPVAPVDRIARLDIDDSYRVAMDARVALADILEAYADDVAAAAATLARHADRRTIKAEDVETYFELRQYY
- a CDS encoding single-stranded DNA binding protein, which gives rise to MGAIGDIYADLETDEVSEEEFREAVEEKVEQMGGLADEETAAMLLAHELNENEVNAVADIEPGMNEVKFIAKVMSVGDLRTFERDGDGEDEPDEGRVINVEAADETGSVRLAFWDQEAESIDEGQLDVGDVLRVAGRPKEGYNGLEVSVDKAEPDDDATVDVEPGGGSTIDALSMGQSDVDVRGVVLDTDSIRTFDRDDGSEGRVANLTIGDETGRVRVTLWDDRADRAEEIDPGTAVEIVDGYVREREGSLELHVGDHGAVDEIDEAVAFEPDAAAIEHVEIGETVDIAGVVRSADPKRTFDRDDGSEGQVRNVRIQDATGDIRVALWGEKADKEIAPGDEILAADVEIDDGWQDDKEASAGWQSTVVVLDGAASAPGNGGAGGGGQATGATSADGGSASAGLDDFADGGTATATDESDDETTAGETIEFTGTVVQTGDPVVLDDGEETMSVETAERVQLGQEVTARGTLRDDRLDADDVF